A genome region from Actinomycetota bacterium includes the following:
- the infB gene encoding translation initiation factor IF-2 translates to MSDKENEILENETGETPVSDEAMEGETVSDEASTDAEATEDGPVEKPVLEVNLGITVKDFAAKIDHPASELIKKLFALGEMVTITQSLSEEAINVLADEFGYEAHVVEAPELKVTRDRPKDRESDLTLRPPVVTIMGHVNHGKTLLLDAIRQTDVVSQEAGGITQHIGAYQIVHAGKKITFIDTPGHEAFTTMRARGAKVTDIAILVVAADDGVMPQTIEAINHAKAAEVPIIVAVNKVDKPEANPDKVKQQLTEYELVPEAWGGETVFVDVSAKAKTGIDALLEMILLVAEVQELKANEKAPAEGTIIEAELDKARGPVATLLVQRGSLKTGALVVAGTSYGRVRAMNDDKGSKLYKALPSQPVELLGLNSVPSAGDIAEVVSSEKDAKDIVGKRQTAEREREIARKHVTLDNLFEQIQEGEIKDLNIVIKADVQGSLEALKESLAKIEKTEVRPNIVHAGVGGITETDIMLAAASNAIVVGFNVRPTPKAKEMAAKEEVDLRFYNIIYRVIEDIEAARKGMLAPEISEVELGRARILDLFKVSKIGTVAGCMVEEGELKAGANVRVVRDGVVIHDGKLDSLKRFKDDAASVAQGLECGLHVENYNDVKVDDFIEAYAIVETPRT, encoded by the coding sequence ATGAGCGATAAGGAAAATGAAATCTTAGAAAACGAGACAGGAGAGACTCCCGTCTCGGATGAAGCTATGGAGGGCGAGACCGTCTCTGATGAAGCGTCCACCGACGCCGAGGCTACCGAGGACGGGCCCGTAGAAAAACCTGTCCTAGAGGTAAACCTTGGCATTACGGTTAAGGACTTCGCGGCCAAAATCGACCATCCGGCGTCCGAACTGATTAAGAAACTTTTCGCCCTCGGCGAGATGGTTACCATCACGCAATCACTGTCAGAAGAAGCAATCAACGTTTTGGCCGACGAATTCGGTTACGAAGCCCATGTTGTCGAGGCCCCGGAGCTTAAGGTAACGCGCGACCGGCCCAAAGACAGAGAGAGCGATCTAACGCTCAGGCCGCCTGTCGTCACCATCATGGGCCACGTAAACCACGGCAAGACACTTCTCTTAGACGCGATCAGACAAACCGATGTCGTCAGCCAGGAAGCCGGCGGCATTACCCAACACATCGGCGCTTATCAGATCGTTCACGCCGGTAAGAAAATCACCTTTATCGACACCCCCGGCCACGAGGCCTTTACGACCATGCGAGCGAGAGGCGCGAAGGTGACGGACATCGCGATTCTGGTTGTCGCGGCCGACGACGGCGTTATGCCTCAAACGATAGAGGCCATAAACCACGCCAAAGCAGCTGAGGTGCCGATTATCGTGGCCGTTAACAAAGTTGACAAACCCGAGGCAAATCCCGATAAAGTCAAGCAACAGCTGACCGAATATGAACTGGTGCCGGAGGCTTGGGGCGGAGAAACCGTCTTTGTCGACGTATCCGCAAAAGCTAAAACCGGCATCGACGCGCTCTTAGAGATGATTCTGCTCGTGGCCGAGGTTCAGGAGCTTAAGGCTAACGAGAAAGCGCCGGCCGAAGGCACCATCATCGAGGCCGAACTTGACAAGGCTAGAGGTCCGGTCGCCACCTTGCTGGTCCAAAGGGGATCACTCAAAACCGGCGCCCTGGTCGTCGCGGGTACAAGCTACGGGCGCGTCAGGGCTATGAACGACGATAAAGGCAGCAAGTTGTATAAAGCATTGCCCAGCCAGCCTGTCGAGTTGCTCGGTCTCAATTCGGTGCCGAGCGCCGGAGACATAGCAGAGGTTGTTTCCAGCGAGAAAGACGCCAAGGACATCGTGGGCAAACGACAGACGGCCGAACGGGAACGTGAAATAGCCAGGAAACATGTCACTTTAGACAACCTGTTTGAGCAGATTCAGGAAGGCGAGATCAAGGACCTTAATATCGTAATAAAAGCCGATGTGCAAGGCAGCCTGGAAGCCTTAAAAGAATCACTGGCGAAGATTGAGAAGACCGAGGTCAGACCAAATATTGTCCATGCCGGCGTAGGGGGCATAACAGAGACGGATATTATGCTGGCCGCCGCTTCCAACGCCATTGTGGTCGGCTTCAACGTCCGGCCGACGCCTAAAGCCAAGGAAATGGCCGCTAAGGAAGAGGTTGACCTTAGGTTTTATAACATAATCTACCGCGTGATCGAGGACATAGAAGCAGCCAGAAAAGGCATGCTGGCGCCGGAGATCTCTGAAGTCGAGTTGGGACGGGCCAGGATTTTAGATCTCTTCAAGGTGTCTAAAATCGGCACAGTCGCCGGTTGTATGGTTGAAGAAGGCGAGCTTAAAGCCGGAGCGAACGTTAGAGTCGTTCGCGACGGCGTGGTCATCCACGACGGCAAACTAGACTCGTTAAAACGGTTCAAGGACGACGCGGCGTCGGTCGCTCAAGGGCTGGAATGCGGTCTTCACGTAGAGAATTACAACGACGTCAAAGTCGACGATTTTATCGAGGCGTACGCTATCGTCGAAACGCCTCGCACTTAA
- the nusA gene encoding transcription termination factor NusA, producing MNREMIDALKQLEREKGIPLDVLLETLESALLSAYKRNYTTTHDARVTVDPETGEMKVFAIEEDGTEEEVTPSDFGRIAAQTAKQVILQRFREVERDLLYDEFKDREGDIVTGIIQQSHQQYTLVDLGKVEAHLPPREQAPGERYDHGSRLKAYVIEVSKSTKGPQIIVSRTHPGLLRRLFELEVPEIAEGFVEIKSVAREAGFRSKIAVSSNDENVDPVGACVGAKGSRVRMVVSELRGEKIDIVKWSDDSAVFIASALSPAKVSQVLVNDKTKTALVIAPEDQLSLAIGKEGQNVRLAAKLTGWRIDIKSEIQVSPEELDAFRVESGEIVAATETVATAEAGMPATAGKCCAVTTKGTPCKRKAAEGSEYCKLHGKDK from the coding sequence ATGAACAGGGAAATGATTGACGCGCTGAAACAACTGGAGAGGGAGAAGGGAATCCCGCTTGACGTCTTATTGGAGACGTTGGAAAGCGCGCTTCTGTCCGCCTATAAACGTAATTACACAACCACTCACGACGCCAGAGTAACGGTCGACCCTGAAACCGGCGAGATGAAGGTTTTCGCGATAGAAGAAGACGGCACGGAAGAGGAAGTCACACCGTCTGATTTCGGGCGGATAGCCGCTCAGACCGCCAAGCAGGTTATCCTGCAGCGCTTCCGCGAGGTTGAACGCGACTTGCTATATGACGAGTTCAAGGACCGCGAGGGAGATATCGTCACAGGCATAATTCAGCAATCCCATCAGCAATATACCCTGGTGGATCTGGGTAAGGTCGAGGCGCATCTGCCGCCGCGCGAACAGGCGCCGGGGGAGCGCTACGACCACGGCTCGCGGCTAAAAGCTTACGTTATCGAGGTCAGCAAGAGTACCAAGGGGCCGCAGATCATAGTGTCCAGAACCCACCCCGGCCTCTTAAGGCGGCTGTTTGAGCTTGAGGTTCCGGAAATCGCTGAAGGCTTTGTGGAAATAAAATCGGTCGCGCGCGAGGCTGGTTTCCGGTCAAAAATAGCGGTTTCCAGCAACGACGAGAACGTCGATCCCGTCGGGGCGTGCGTAGGGGCTAAAGGCTCGCGCGTCAGGATGGTCGTGTCCGAACTGCGCGGAGAAAAAATAGATATCGTTAAATGGAGCGACGATTCGGCTGTGTTTATCGCCAGCGCCCTGTCGCCGGCTAAGGTGAGCCAGGTTTTGGTTAACGACAAAACAAAGACGGCGCTGGTAATCGCGCCTGAAGACCAGTTAAGCCTGGCTATCGGTAAGGAAGGACAAAACGTAAGGCTGGCCGCTAAATTGACCGGCTGGCGTATTGACATAAAGAGCGAAATCCAGGTTTCGCCTGAAGAACTGGACGCGTTCAGGGTAGAATCGGGCGAAATTGTGGCCGCGACTGAAACAGTCGCGACCGCCGAGGCCGGCATGCCTGCCACGGCAGGTAAATGCTGCGCCGTAACCACAAAGGGAACGCCGTGCAAGCGGAAAGCCGCTGAAGGCAGTGAATACTGTAAACTGCACGGCAAGGACAAGTAA
- a CDS encoding DUF503 domain-containing protein: MIVGIMVVRLRLPEAGSLKDKRHTVKSLLNRAKSRYGVAVSEVDEHDTWQRTKLGFSTVAGTEFQARKVLNALENDILTHHSAELIEVRRKFVGMEEDR; encoded by the coding sequence GTGATCGTCGGGATAATGGTTGTTCGCCTTCGCCTCCCCGAGGCCGGTTCACTTAAAGATAAACGTCATACGGTTAAAAGCCTTCTTAACCGGGCTAAAAGCCGTTATGGCGTAGCTGTTTCAGAGGTTGACGAACATGATACGTGGCAGCGGACGAAACTTGGTTTCTCGACGGTTGCCGGCACTGAATTCCAGGCTCGCAAAGTGCTTAACGCGCTGGAAAACGACATCCTGACGCATCACTCGGCCGAACTAATCGAGGTCCGACGGAAGTTCGTCGGCATGGAAGAGGATAGATGA
- a CDS encoding response regulator transcription factor, whose protein sequence is MDKMRLIIAEDHAIVREGIKELFSGNPSFDVVGEAPDGVEALRMLQELQPDLLILDISMPNLDGLSVTKQAKKKYPDLKIVVLTIHDSSEYVYQIFKNGADGYVLKEAAYEELLSAIDAVTRGKKFLSPGVSGDVIRHYLDNPLTQANPIDSLTQKEREVLGLITEGRSNKEMAELLFVSVKTIEFHRMNIMKKLDIHNQAALIKFGINSNLINK, encoded by the coding sequence ATGGACAAGATGAGGCTCATAATCGCCGAGGATCACGCTATCGTTCGCGAGGGCATCAAAGAGCTTTTTTCCGGCAATCCATCTTTTGACGTTGTGGGAGAAGCGCCGGACGGCGTCGAGGCTCTCCGAATGCTGCAAGAATTACAGCCGGATCTCTTAATCTTAGATATCAGCATGCCAAACCTGGACGGCTTAAGCGTTACGAAACAGGCGAAAAAGAAGTATCCGGATCTTAAAATCGTCGTACTGACAATTCACGACAGCTCTGAATATGTCTATCAGATATTTAAGAACGGAGCCGACGGGTATGTTTTGAAAGAAGCGGCCTACGAGGAACTTCTGTCGGCCATCGACGCCGTAACCAGAGGCAAGAAATTCCTAAGCCCGGGCGTTTCCGGCGACGTCATCAGACACTATCTGGACAATCCCTTAACCCAAGCCAACCCTATAGACAGCCTGACTCAAAAAGAACGGGAAGTTTTAGGCTTGATAACAGAGGGCCGCTCAAATAAGGAAATGGCGGAACTGCTGTTTGTTAGCGTTAAGACGATTGAGTTCCACCGAATGAACATCATGAAGAAATTGGACATCCACAACCAAGCCGCTCTTATAAAGTTCGGTATTAATTCAAATCTGATCAATAAGTAG
- the spoVG gene encoding septation regulator SpoVG: protein MNITAVSMKVIDQEKVRAFASITIDDEFVVHDIRVIDGTKGLFVAMPSRKLPSGEFRDVAHPIKQQVRGVIETAVLEEYERRLEEGEDIPASIEEAQPSLVPALLS from the coding sequence ATGAATATAACGGCAGTGTCAATGAAGGTTATTGATCAGGAAAAGGTGCGCGCTTTCGCGTCGATCACGATTGACGACGAGTTTGTCGTACACGATATCAGGGTGATAGACGGCACAAAGGGCTTATTTGTCGCCATGCCTAGCCGGAAATTACCGTCGGGAGAGTTCCGGGATGTCGCCCATCCAATAAAGCAACAGGTCCGCGGCGTAATAGAAACCGCCGTTCTCGAGGAATACGAGAGGCGCCTGGAAGAAGGCGAGGATATTCCCGCTTCCATCGAGGAAGCGCAGCCCAGCCTTGTCCCGGCCCTTTTGTCTTAA
- a CDS encoding ammonia-forming cytochrome c nitrite reductase subunit c552 — translation MVRNNPTRLLIFLIVAAAFSGCTAKVAPAPPALSVNAATRYDPASWGKSFPDEYRTWLKTKDNRPAGKSVYKRGGAAGKTFDKLSEYPYLALLYAGWGFGIEYNEPRGHYYMLADQESVDKSRLKSGGVCLTCKTPYESQLFGDKGSALFSMPYDQANALIPAQNGRVGPTCIDCHDPDNMDLRPIRIADVEELARLGKTDLNYGDMKSLVCGQCHSSYIIPRDAGMKSVSLELPWRNGAWGDLSVEGMIAQIEGDPANLEWKQSITGMKLGFIRHPEYEMYSRGSTHWSKSVSCGSCHMEKAWNEQDAKYTDHNVISPLDSDMSQCLDCHSTSSAAKLRQAVLSIQKEIVGEMNTAGYATAVAAKLIERVNGMKAAGADVDEDNLNKASASYRQAFYRVVFLAAENSAGFHNPPEARRIARDAVRHASDAQLLLINVITGAGAGAPTFVNLDLPKYLKNRGDKNLNLDVALEYKETSLFSDIKLLPYIKGI, via the coding sequence ATGGTCAGAAATAATCCTACTCGTCTTCTGATATTTTTGATTGTCGCGGCGGCTTTTTCAGGCTGCACCGCAAAGGTCGCGCCAGCGCCTCCAGCTCTAAGCGTTAACGCAGCCACAAGATACGATCCCGCGAGCTGGGGCAAATCGTTCCCCGACGAATATCGAACCTGGTTAAAAACAAAAGACAACCGTCCTGCAGGTAAAAGCGTCTATAAGAGGGGAGGCGCGGCCGGCAAAACTTTCGACAAGTTGAGCGAATATCCGTATCTCGCTTTGTTGTACGCCGGCTGGGGTTTCGGCATCGAATACAACGAGCCGAGAGGACATTATTATATGTTGGCCGATCAGGAATCCGTCGATAAATCCCGGCTTAAGTCGGGAGGCGTCTGCCTTACCTGTAAGACGCCTTACGAATCTCAACTATTCGGGGATAAAGGTTCCGCCTTATTCTCCATGCCCTACGATCAGGCCAACGCCCTGATCCCCGCACAGAACGGAAGGGTGGGGCCAACATGCATAGACTGCCACGATCCGGACAATATGGACCTTCGCCCAATCCGGATAGCTGATGTTGAGGAGCTGGCGCGGCTGGGCAAAACCGATCTGAACTATGGCGACATGAAGTCGCTGGTTTGCGGTCAATGCCACTCCAGTTATATTATTCCGCGGGACGCCGGCATGAAGTCCGTCAGCCTCGAATTACCCTGGCGAAACGGAGCCTGGGGTGATTTATCTGTCGAAGGCATGATTGCTCAGATAGAGGGTGACCCCGCGAACCTGGAATGGAAACAAAGCATTACCGGAATGAAACTGGGATTCATCAGGCATCCTGAATATGAGATGTATTCTCGCGGCAGCACCCACTGGTCGAAGTCCGTCTCCTGCGGTTCTTGCCATATGGAAAAAGCGTGGAACGAACAAGACGCCAAATATACCGACCACAACGTGATCAGCCCGCTTGATTCTGACATGAGCCAGTGTCTTGACTGCCACTCGACATCCAGCGCCGCTAAATTAAGACAGGCCGTGCTGTCAATCCAAAAGGAAATCGTCGGGGAGATGAACACCGCCGGATATGCGACAGCCGTGGCCGCTAAGTTAATCGAGCGAGTGAACGGGATGAAGGCGGCCGGCGCCGATGTCGATGAAGATAATCTGAATAAAGCTAGCGCCTCTTACCGCCAGGCCTTCTATCGCGTCGTCTTTCTAGCCGCGGAGAACAGCGCCGGATTTCATAATCCGCCGGAGGCGCGCCGCATAGCCCGCGACGCCGTCCGCCATGCTTCCGACGCGCAACTACTTTTGATTAATGTAATCACCGGCGCAGGCGCAGGCGCGCCGACTTTCGTTAATCTTGATTTGCCCAAGTATCTTAAGAATAGGGGAGATAAGAACCTGAACCTGGATGTGGCGTTGGAATATAAAGAAACCTCGCTTTTCTCCGACATCAAGCTCTTGCCTTACATAAAGGGGATTTAA
- a CDS encoding MEDS domain-containing protein, which translates to MNIREKKAVNRPRLGEHICCLYDSDEEMLSIAIPFITAGLMLNEKCAVITNKNGVSLFKARLERGGIDTSGFRKTGQLVLRQDPFECPLTASAVNLPATGNQFRVLASELSRSGYNGYRCSFAVTDFLCHLDGHAFIEREILLNQLLAKIPAMLLLLYDRRLLTDSILTDMLEIHPRVIDNGMLYENPTYVLPEELL; encoded by the coding sequence ATGAATATCCGGGAGAAAAAAGCCGTCAACCGGCCAAGACTAGGCGAGCATATATGTTGCCTATACGATTCAGATGAGGAGATGCTGTCAATCGCGATTCCGTTCATAACGGCGGGATTGATGTTGAACGAGAAGTGCGCCGTGATCACCAACAAGAACGGCGTATCTTTGTTTAAAGCGCGGCTTGAGCGAGGCGGCATCGACACCTCTGGTTTTCGTAAAACCGGCCAGTTGGTTCTGCGTCAAGACCCGTTTGAGTGTCCGCTAACAGCGTCAGCGGTTAACTTGCCGGCAACCGGGAATCAGTTTCGCGTCCTCGCGTCCGAACTGTCTAGAAGCGGATACAACGGCTATAGATGCTCTTTTGCGGTCACCGACTTTCTGTGCCACCTTGACGGCCACGCTTTTATCGAACGGGAGATCTTGTTGAACCAACTGCTGGCTAAGATACCGGCCATGCTGTTGCTTCTCTACGACCGCCGGCTGCTTACCGATTCAATCTTGACCGACATGCTGGAAATCCATCCGCGTGTAATCGACAACGGAATGCTATATGAGAATCCGACTTATGTTCTACCTGAAGAGCTTCTTTAG
- a CDS encoding YlxR family protein — translation MPARTCVGCRKVADKNELVRVVMTPSGAAVDPEGCAAGRGVYVCPAEDCLAAALKKNAIARGLKVSKADTVSGFAERLKDER, via the coding sequence ATGCCCGCGCGAACATGCGTCGGCTGCCGAAAGGTCGCGGACAAAAACGAGCTGGTCCGTGTGGTAATGACGCCTTCCGGCGCGGCGGTAGATCCGGAAGGATGTGCAGCCGGGCGAGGGGTGTATGTTTGTCCCGCTGAGGATTGTCTGGCCGCGGCGCTAAAGAAGAACGCGATTGCCCGCGGATTAAAGGTAAGTAAAGCGGATACGGTCAGCGGATTTGCTGAGAGGCTTAAAGATGAGCGATAA
- a CDS encoding MEDS domain-containing protein, which produces MSDLRQTGIEQIGDVPWGTHFCQFYETKHDLAELLVPYFKAGLENNEFCIWITSYPLKKAEAKRLLRASVDNCDSYLKNGQLEILDYTEWYTKDGGFDSNRVLNGWVHKLNIALDKGFDGMRLSGNTFWLKKTDWSDFVAYEEDIEKVIKTYRMLAICTYSLDRCNASEVVDVVGNHQFAFIKRQGQWVKIETSDARRAGAQVEHLASFPQYNPNPVVELDINGYVTFTNPAAQVLWQDYIDEHGGRLLTETRPETLGALKKKDNKVLTREFVVGDAIYLLTLCLVPGLLGIRIYGVDITARQLVLRASEDQLRLLSEQVPAIIWVADKNMIITSYTGSGMNSLGVTADQRIGTNIANEEMNLPDSIRRTVLDACQQALDGKPTRYNATLDGRHWESNVSPFRNEAGEIIGIIGVSYDSTDIFERDLEISQSKQQLKDLSAKLLEAHELERKRVAGDIHDSIGQYLAAIGMRAKGAMNLLETGKSDEATKSLESLLPLIKQSVKDVRRIQADLRPSLLDELGIIATINWYLKEFRTTFPEAAVRKRISVDEAEISDILKPNIFRILQESLNNAAKHSRASRVTISLTRNKDRLVLKISDNGCGFDTQETYKNEDGSKGLGLKSMRERAELSGGKFSVRSQPGDGTTIEASWPIQ; this is translated from the coding sequence TTGAGCGACCTTAGGCAAACCGGCATCGAACAAATCGGTGATGTCCCCTGGGGGACTCATTTCTGCCAGTTCTATGAGACCAAACATGACCTAGCCGAACTGCTTGTTCCGTACTTCAAGGCAGGACTGGAGAACAACGAATTCTGCATTTGGATCACTTCTTACCCCCTAAAGAAAGCCGAGGCTAAACGTCTTCTTAGGGCTTCCGTCGACAACTGCGATTCTTATCTTAAGAATGGTCAGCTCGAAATCCTTGATTACACCGAATGGTATACGAAAGACGGCGGCTTCGATTCAAATCGCGTCTTGAACGGCTGGGTACATAAGTTGAACATTGCGCTGGACAAGGGATTCGACGGAATGCGCTTATCCGGCAACACATTCTGGCTGAAAAAAACCGATTGGTCCGACTTCGTAGCCTACGAAGAGGACATTGAAAAAGTCATAAAAACCTACCGGATGCTGGCCATCTGCACATACTCTCTTGACCGCTGCAACGCGAGCGAGGTAGTCGACGTTGTCGGGAACCACCAGTTCGCATTCATAAAAAGACAAGGACAGTGGGTGAAGATTGAGACTTCGGACGCGAGACGCGCCGGCGCCCAAGTGGAGCATCTTGCGTCCTTTCCTCAGTACAATCCTAACCCTGTTGTAGAACTTGATATAAACGGCTATGTGACGTTTACCAACCCGGCCGCACAGGTTCTCTGGCAAGATTATATTGACGAGCATGGCGGACGCCTCTTGACCGAAACCCGTCCTGAAACCCTGGGCGCTTTAAAAAAGAAAGACAACAAGGTTCTAACCCGCGAATTTGTCGTCGGGGACGCCATATATTTACTGACTCTTTGCCTTGTGCCAGGGTTGTTGGGAATCAGGATTTATGGTGTAGACATCACCGCGCGTCAACTTGTCCTGCGCGCAAGCGAGGACCAGCTGAGGTTATTAAGCGAACAGGTCCCCGCCATAATCTGGGTCGCTGATAAAAACATGATTATTACCTCTTACACCGGCAGCGGGATGAACTCGCTTGGCGTTACGGCCGACCAGAGAATCGGCACGAATATAGCCAACGAGGAAATGAATCTGCCCGACAGCATACGAAGAACAGTGCTCGATGCTTGTCAACAAGCGTTGGACGGGAAACCGACAAGGTATAACGCAACACTCGATGGCCGGCATTGGGAATCAAATGTCAGCCCGTTTCGCAACGAGGCCGGAGAGATCATCGGAATCATAGGCGTCAGCTACGACTCTACCGACATATTCGAGCGCGACCTTGAAATAAGTCAATCCAAACAACAGCTCAAAGACCTATCGGCTAAACTTCTGGAAGCCCACGAACTGGAAAGGAAACGCGTCGCCGGCGACATACACGATTCCATCGGCCAGTATCTAGCGGCTATCGGAATGCGCGCCAAAGGAGCCATGAATCTTCTTGAAACCGGAAAATCCGATGAGGCAACCAAGTCTCTGGAATCACTGCTTCCCCTTATTAAGCAAAGCGTCAAGGATGTGCGACGGATTCAAGCCGATTTAAGGCCGTCACTGCTTGACGAGCTTGGAATAATTGCCACCATCAACTGGTATTTAAAAGAATTTAGGACCACCTTTCCCGAAGCCGCTGTTCGCAAGAGAATTTCTGTTGACGAAGCCGAAATTTCCGATATATTGAAGCCTAATATATTCCGTATCCTGCAGGAATCGTTAAACAACGCGGCCAAGCACAGCCGCGCTAGTCGCGTCACGATCTCACTAACCCGAAATAAGGACCGCCTTGTTCTTAAGATCAGTGATAACGGCTGCGGTTTCGACACCCAAGAAACTTATAAGAATGAAGATGGGTCCAAAGGCCTGGGCTTAAAAAGCATGCGTGAAAGGGCTGAGCTGTCCGGCGGAAAGTTTAGCGTCCGATCACAGCCCGGTGACGGAACGACCATAGAGGCTTCTTGGCCTATTCAGTGA
- a CDS encoding sensor domain-containing diguanylate cyclase, with product MAQHEMRALPAELKEEVASLQKARDWAEALLSQYSDLYDFSCVSFLTLDRDGTVLEITPSGGALIQGDRKDVLGRRFRKFVRQMSRPAFDNFLSDLFKNNKTAVTEIRLLSPDNRELVVSLEGKVSNNGLECRAVMIDITEHRRIEEELRFLTIYDPLTGLHNRSFFQEEMRRLEKSRQFPISIMMADLDNLKVTNDLQGHATGDSLLVRVGKVLKNSFRAEDIIARIGGDEFAVILPGSNAVNAKEAEKRVRRAISADNIKHENAPISISLGFSTSEKRMSLAELLNDADRKMYQAKLLVKSTGGLKPVAVLKRRGK from the coding sequence AGAAGAAGTCGCCAGCCTGCAAAAAGCGCGCGATTGGGCCGAAGCGCTATTGTCCCAATACTCAGACCTTTATGACTTTTCTTGCGTTTCATTTTTAACTTTAGACCGTGACGGTACGGTTCTGGAGATAACGCCTAGCGGCGGCGCTTTGATTCAAGGCGACCGCAAAGACGTCCTCGGCCGCAGGTTCCGCAAGTTTGTCCGGCAGATGTCCCGCCCCGCCTTTGATAACTTCTTGAGCGACCTATTTAAGAACAATAAAACCGCTGTCACTGAGATTCGTCTCCTTAGCCCAGACAATAGAGAGCTGGTTGTCAGTTTGGAGGGCAAGGTTTCCAACAACGGTCTAGAGTGTCGGGCTGTAATGATCGATATAACGGAGCATAGGCGTATCGAAGAAGAACTAAGGTTCCTGACAATTTACGATCCTCTGACCGGCTTGCACAACCGATCATTTTTTCAAGAAGAAATGCGGAGACTGGAGAAAAGCCGCCAGTTTCCCATAAGTATTATGATGGCCGATCTTGACAACCTTAAGGTCACCAATGACCTGCAGGGCCATGCAACCGGTGACTCCTTGCTCGTCAGGGTGGGGAAGGTATTGAAAAACTCTTTTCGCGCTGAAGATATCATTGCCAGAATCGGAGGTGACGAGTTTGCCGTTATCTTGCCGGGCAGTAACGCGGTTAACGCCAAGGAAGCCGAGAAACGTGTTCGCCGCGCCATTTCAGCTGACAATATCAAACATGAGAACGCACCGATATCCATTTCGCTCGGGTTCAGCACCTCTGAAAAGAGAATGTCCTTGGCGGAATTGTTAAACGATGCGGATCGCAAAATGTATCAAGCCAAACTACTGGTCAAATCGACCGGTGGTCTTAAGCCAGTCGCCGTGCTTAAAAGGAGAGGCAAATGA
- the rbfA gene encoding 30S ribosome-binding factor RbfA, with protein MSLRTERVAEAIREELMSILQKDLKDPRIGIASVTHVEVSPDLKHARISLSVLGDKEAQEACQAALTKASGRIKKELAKRIRLRCTPELVFTIDMSVEHSLRISEILKEIETDHDDEPNE; from the coding sequence ATGAGCTTAAGGACTGAGCGCGTGGCCGAAGCCATCCGCGAAGAACTGATGAGCATACTGCAGAAAGATCTCAAGGACCCGCGGATAGGGATTGCCTCGGTCACCCACGTAGAAGTCAGCCCTGACCTAAAGCACGCCCGGATTTCCCTTAGCGTTCTGGGCGACAAGGAAGCGCAAGAAGCGTGCCAGGCTGCCCTGACCAAGGCATCCGGGAGGATCAAAAAAGAACTTGCCAAAAGAATCAGGCTTCGTTGTACGCCCGAGCTTGTTTTCACGATCGATATGAGCGTGGAGCACAGTCTCAGAATATCCGAAATCCTTAAAGAGATAGAAACGGACCATGACGATGAGCCAAACGAGTAA
- a CDS encoding TMEM175 family protein: MTREPWLTKNRLETLVDGIFAIAMTLLVLNLKVPTMSDQQAMADLPAALGRLWPHFFAFGLSFVLLASFWMAHHRQFHFIEKVDSVFIWLNVLMLGLIVLVPFSTSLMGEYEASHIAVVFFELNLFGIGVCMYLYWWYAGINNRLLSDKATETTFRYGLKRSAVLPVVSLIAVGISLVSPQYSTIAFLLIPFTMATFLRR, encoded by the coding sequence ATGACCAGAGAACCGTGGCTGACAAAAAACCGGCTTGAAACTTTGGTTGACGGAATCTTCGCCATTGCCATGACTTTGCTGGTCTTGAACCTTAAAGTGCCGACGATGTCCGACCAACAAGCGATGGCTGACCTGCCGGCTGCTTTGGGCCGGTTGTGGCCCCATTTCTTCGCCTTCGGTTTAAGCTTTGTTTTGCTGGCCAGTTTCTGGATGGCCCACCACCGGCAGTTTCATTTTATAGAGAAAGTTGATTCTGTCTTTATCTGGCTAAACGTTCTGATGCTAGGCTTGATCGTCCTCGTGCCGTTCTCAACCAGCCTGATGGGAGAGTACGAGGCGTCGCATATCGCCGTTGTCTTCTTTGAGCTCAACCTTTTCGGCATCGGCGTATGCATGTACCTCTACTGGTGGTACGCGGGTATCAACAACAGGTTGCTTAGCGACAAGGCAACCGAAACGACGTTTCGTTACGGCCTCAAGCGTTCCGCGGTCCTACCGGTTGTGTCCCTGATCGCGGTCGGGATTTCGTTGGTGTCGCCTCAATACAGCACTATTGCCTTTCTTCTGATTCCGTTTACAATGGCTACCTTCTTACGACGGTAA